The following are encoded together in the Planococcus antarcticus DSM 14505 genome:
- a CDS encoding YifB family Mg chelatase-like AAA ATPase yields the protein MYSVGMSGLSGQVIRVEATVREDKEQCIIIGLPDVSIKESRERILNCLHALKKDIDMKKITIHLSPADVKKQGTSYDAAMLLAVLQAMTKKPLEIPEKTCFIAALTLNGELTTFHSMIPTIHQAILLGFKRIYIPPIEISLFAQAADVELIRMPDMPSLLSHLSGKPSLFDEDLTLLTPETFYEDHEKVPHVCFSAIRGHDEAKRALLLAAAGGHHVLMSGPPGCGKSLLANAFHTILPDLAHDEILEVYSIYQLAKQARSLSERPPFRSPHHSSSEGAIIGGGRYPKPGEMSLAHRGVLFLDELGHFPRRVIDTLRQPLESGFAVVNRVEGSDQFPAAINLIAATNPCPCGYYGSHEKYCTCGDKVRLKYMQKITGPIIDRVDFVLEMKNQGVLAQPTAVTSEELRKLTAAARTRQRIRYGANYTNAIVPIKLFEEKTHFSPAQLARIETVSFQEKLSSRSTMKILRLARTISDVAGDDQVTDMAVDEALEWKISASRTHSSLMR from the coding sequence ATTTACAGTGTCGGCATGAGCGGCCTCTCCGGCCAAGTGATCCGGGTCGAGGCGACCGTGCGGGAAGACAAAGAACAATGCATCATCATCGGCTTGCCAGATGTGTCGATCAAGGAGTCACGCGAACGGATTCTGAATTGCCTACATGCACTAAAAAAAGACATCGACATGAAGAAAATCACCATTCACTTATCCCCTGCCGATGTTAAAAAGCAAGGCACTTCGTATGACGCGGCGATGCTTTTGGCGGTGTTGCAAGCGATGACGAAAAAACCGTTGGAGATACCGGAAAAGACCTGCTTTATTGCCGCATTGACGTTGAACGGCGAACTGACGACGTTCCACAGTATGATTCCAACGATTCACCAAGCCATTTTACTCGGTTTTAAACGCATCTACATTCCACCTATTGAAATCTCCCTGTTTGCGCAAGCTGCGGATGTTGAATTGATTCGTATGCCGGACATGCCCTCTTTACTTTCCCACTTAAGCGGAAAACCTTCCTTGTTTGATGAAGACCTCACGCTATTAACACCCGAAACATTTTACGAAGATCATGAAAAAGTTCCTCATGTGTGTTTCTCTGCGATTCGCGGTCACGACGAGGCGAAACGCGCGCTATTGCTTGCGGCGGCTGGTGGTCATCACGTATTGATGAGCGGTCCACCGGGATGTGGGAAAAGTTTGCTAGCGAATGCGTTTCATACGATTTTGCCCGACTTGGCACATGACGAGATTTTAGAAGTGTATAGCATTTATCAACTGGCTAAACAAGCACGGTCGTTATCCGAGCGTCCACCGTTTCGCAGTCCGCATCATTCTTCTTCAGAAGGTGCGATTATTGGCGGTGGACGGTACCCGAAGCCGGGCGAAATGTCGCTGGCGCATCGCGGAGTGTTATTCTTGGACGAATTAGGCCATTTTCCGCGGCGCGTTATCGATACGTTACGGCAGCCACTCGAAAGCGGGTTTGCCGTGGTTAACCGCGTTGAAGGATCTGACCAGTTTCCGGCAGCAATTAACTTGATCGCCGCGACCAACCCGTGTCCGTGCGGCTATTACGGCTCTCATGAAAAATATTGCACGTGCGGGGACAAAGTACGGTTGAAGTACATGCAGAAAATCACCGGCCCCATCATCGACCGGGTGGATTTTGTGCTGGAGATGAAAAATCAGGGTGTGTTGGCACAACCAACTGCCGTCACGTCCGAAGAACTGCGCAAGCTGACAGCGGCTGCACGTACTCGCCAGCGAATCCGTTACGGCGCCAATTACACCAATGCCATTGTGCCGATTAAGCTGTTTGAGGAAAAGACCCATTTCAGCCCAGCACAACTGGCACGGATTGAGACGGTCAGTTTCCAGGAAAAACTGAGCAGCCGCTCCACGATGAAAATCCTGCGGCTGGCACGGACGATTTCGGACGTCGCAGGCGACGATCAGGTCACGGACATGGCGGTCGATGAAGCGCTCGAGTGGAAAATCAGTGCTTCGCGTACCCACAGTTCGCTGATGAGGTGA
- a CDS encoding transposase, translating to MTRKREFNPHSYYHVIMRGNNRQPIYKTKEDMFELKRTLLHVHAEYPFTMLAYCVMTNHYHFLLKPVRDPLDKIMQRINKRYSISYSKRYGHVGQIYQKRYFAKEVDSRLGLLTVSSYIHRNPIETKVPMVEKLELYPYSSFPLYVDDEKDAPTFLNRQLLKELLPEPFAKTNTAYCVYCLSYRQTAEEDPHSEWFDP from the coding sequence ATGACACGAAAACGCGAGTTCAATCCGCATTCCTATTACCATGTCATCATGCGCGGCAATAACCGGCAACCGATTTACAAAACAAAAGAAGATATGTTTGAGCTCAAGCGTACGCTTTTGCACGTCCATGCTGAGTATCCATTCACGATGTTGGCTTATTGTGTCATGACGAACCATTATCATTTTTTGCTGAAACCTGTCCGGGACCCATTGGATAAAATCATGCAGCGTATCAATAAGCGCTACAGCATCTCCTATTCAAAACGGTATGGGCATGTCGGGCAGATTTACCAGAAACGCTATTTCGCCAAAGAAGTCGATTCCCGACTTGGTTTGCTAACCGTCAGCAGTTATATTCACCGCAATCCGATTGAGACGAAAGTACCGATGGTGGAAAAACTGGAACTCTATCCGTATAGCTCGTTTCCGTTATATGTAGATGATGAGAAAGACGCTCCGACTTTTTTAAACCGGCAGTTGTTAAAGGAATTGTTGCCGGAACCGTTTGCTAAAACCAATACGGCGTATTGCGTCTATTGCTTGAGTTACCGACAGACTGCGGAAGAAGATCCACATTCAGAATGGTTTGATCCATGA
- a CDS encoding Mu transposase domain-containing protein, which yields MDFGQKKVLTTDGTFKRLYFIGFVLAHSRFKYVEFLDRPFRASDLIHMHENAFRHFGGMSREIVYDQDRLLMVSENSGDLIMTAEFTKYQQTRKFKVYLCRKSDPQSKGKIEQVIKYVKYNFVKNRTFANLIDWQDACMKWLKRTGNYKVHHNIKKRPFEVHALEKEHLQKVSGTYIFEKVFTSSITRDVGPDNVIRFDANRYSVPRGTYRKGAPNIVYVQSDGAYLYIRLQQHGEVLAKHPLATGKGELISEESHRERNTIKRDLLIEQIQEQLTDTKMADWLIEQLTERYPRHLIDQLKVVQSVIANYPDFVDEALHELKRLKLSSANDLRDIASSLEIQQQKNLSKVGTINEKYKDLVAPERTADIYLSVLQGGEQR from the coding sequence GTGGATTTTGGGCAGAAAAAGGTACTGACAACCGATGGTACTTTCAAACGTCTGTATTTTATCGGTTTTGTGCTGGCGCATTCGAGGTTTAAGTATGTGGAGTTCTTGGACCGGCCCTTCCGGGCAAGCGATCTGATACATATGCATGAGAATGCCTTTCGCCATTTTGGGGGCATGTCCCGAGAAATCGTTTACGACCAAGACCGGCTATTAATGGTCAGTGAGAATTCCGGAGATTTGATTATGACGGCCGAATTTACCAAGTACCAGCAGACGCGAAAATTCAAAGTCTACCTTTGCCGGAAATCGGATCCGCAGTCCAAAGGGAAAATCGAACAAGTCATCAAATATGTAAAATACAATTTCGTTAAAAACCGCACGTTTGCCAATTTAATCGATTGGCAGGATGCCTGCATGAAGTGGCTTAAACGGACCGGCAATTACAAAGTCCATCACAATATTAAAAAAAGACCCTTTGAGGTGCACGCCCTGGAAAAGGAACACCTGCAAAAGGTCTCTGGTACTTACATTTTTGAAAAAGTTTTCACTTCGAGTATAACAAGAGATGTTGGCCCTGACAATGTCATTCGCTTTGACGCCAACCGTTACAGTGTACCGCGCGGTACCTACCGAAAAGGGGCACCGAACATTGTCTATGTTCAAAGCGATGGCGCCTACTTGTACATCCGCCTTCAGCAACACGGAGAGGTTTTAGCGAAGCACCCACTGGCGACCGGCAAAGGAGAACTCATTTCCGAAGAATCCCACCGAGAACGGAATACGATCAAGCGAGATTTATTGATCGAACAGATTCAAGAACAGTTGACGGATACCAAAATGGCCGACTGGTTAATTGAGCAATTGACCGAAAGATACCCGCGTCATTTAATCGATCAGTTGAAGGTTGTGCAATCCGTTATCGCAAACTACCCAGACTTTGTCGATGAAGCGCTGCATGAGTTGAAACGTCTCAAATTGTCGAGTGCGAATGATTTACGGGACATCGCCAGCTCGTTAGAGATTCAGCAACAAAAGAACCTGTCAAAAGTGGGCACGATCAATGAGAAATACAAAGACCTCGTGGCTCCCGAACGGACAGCGGACATTTACCTCTCCGTCCTTCAAGGAGGTGAGCAGCGATGA
- a CDS encoding ExeA family protein — MRCGSIFICEIQPFSWDIPTAELYESNQLEEIIGRLNYAAELQLFAVMTAECGLGKMTAIRRFTDQLDPSRFKLLYLSDSKLTPRHFYKGMLEQLGLESKFYRGDAKCQLHREIELMKGIHKLTPVCVVDEAHLLDREMLEEVLFLLNFRMDAQSLMALIMVGQTELWDCLQFQSFAAIRQRIDIQFRLHHLDRAETEQYMIQHLAYAGVGSDIFSKSAIDEVFNYSSGASRLINKLATHCLLFAAQNGNRIIDDRMVKKVIEGELA, encoded by the coding sequence TTGCGTTGTGGCTCAATTTTCATTTGCGAAATACAGCCGTTCTCGTGGGACATCCCGACGGCCGAACTGTACGAGTCCAATCAATTGGAAGAAATCATTGGCCGCTTGAACTATGCCGCAGAACTACAACTTTTTGCGGTCATGACCGCAGAATGCGGGCTCGGCAAAATGACTGCAATCCGGCGCTTCACGGATCAACTGGATCCATCGCGATTTAAACTGCTTTATCTATCAGACTCCAAATTGACACCGAGGCATTTCTACAAAGGCATGTTGGAGCAATTGGGACTTGAATCGAAGTTCTACCGAGGCGATGCCAAATGCCAGTTGCATCGCGAAATCGAGCTGATGAAAGGCATTCACAAACTGACGCCTGTCTGTGTGGTGGATGAAGCCCATTTACTCGATCGAGAGATGTTGGAAGAGGTACTGTTTCTCCTGAATTTTCGGATGGACGCGCAAAGCCTGATGGCGCTGATCATGGTCGGACAGACCGAACTTTGGGATTGCCTTCAGTTTCAGTCATTCGCGGCCATCCGGCAGCGGATCGATATCCAATTCCGGCTGCATCATCTCGACCGTGCAGAGACCGAACAATACATGATCCAGCACCTCGCTTACGCAGGTGTCGGAAGTGACATCTTCAGTAAATCCGCGATTGACGAGGTGTTCAATTATTCTAGTGGCGCATCGCGTCTGATCAACAAGTTGGCAACGCACTGCCTGTTATTTGCGGCACAGAATGGAAACCGCATCATCGACGACCGTATGGTGAAGAAAGTGATCGAGGGAGAACTGGCCTAG
- the istB gene encoding IS21-like element helper ATPase IstB produces MSHPYEGLQEKCRTLRLAETAKELPNFLREAESKGWTYHEFIHEVLSYEMRCRERKTSEKLMKWAEFPELLTFEHFRLEEQTAIGEKQLNVLKELSWIDDCFTLIMMGPTGAGKTHLSTALGIHAIERGYQVSFISMERLIYVLKSKEYTSKSKTRYKRITASDLIIIDDVMYMAYEPQEAHLFFQFIYEMYDKAAFILTSNKGPGEWGKFLGDPTLTTAILDRLLHRSEILTFDETQDSIRMRYRKTLFSNQGVES; encoded by the coding sequence ATGAGTCATCCCTACGAGGGGCTACAAGAAAAGTGCCGAACCTTGCGATTGGCAGAGACGGCCAAAGAATTGCCGAATTTCCTTCGTGAAGCCGAATCAAAAGGATGGACTTATCATGAGTTTATCCATGAAGTGCTTAGCTATGAAATGCGTTGCCGGGAAAGAAAAACCAGCGAGAAGCTAATGAAATGGGCGGAGTTCCCTGAATTACTGACATTTGAGCATTTCCGCTTGGAGGAACAGACAGCCATCGGAGAAAAGCAGCTGAATGTGCTAAAGGAATTGTCTTGGATTGATGACTGCTTCACGCTAATCATGATGGGGCCGACAGGCGCCGGTAAGACCCATTTATCGACTGCCTTAGGTATCCACGCCATCGAACGTGGGTATCAGGTGTCGTTTATATCGATGGAGCGCTTGATCTATGTCCTAAAATCCAAAGAATACACCAGCAAATCCAAAACCAGATATAAACGCATTACCGCATCTGACTTGATCATCATCGATGATGTGATGTACATGGCCTATGAGCCTCAAGAGGCTCACCTGTTTTTCCAATTCATTTATGAAATGTACGACAAAGCGGCATTCATTTTGACTTCGAATAAAGGCCCAGGTGAATGGGGCAAATTCTTAGGGGATCCGACCTTAACGACGGCCATTTTAGATCGCCTTCTTCACAGAAGCGAGATTCTCACATTCGACGAGACGCAAGACAGTATCCGGATGAGATATCGAAAAACGTTATTCAGCAATCAAGGTGTTGAATCTTAA
- a CDS encoding glycosyltransferase — MKILQVTAVDFTVKKFLLPLVNDLESKNYEVHIACDVNEIGQQLRSEGYEIKHIPFSRDFNLISHLKALIKLISLIKTEKYDIIHSHTPVASLISRLAAKITNVPLNVYTAHGFYFHENMKPIVYKITYGIEKVWSKFFTDYLFFQSKEDYELAINNKFNKPDRLIHINNGVSGEKFNPKYYNESLIRQSLNLQEKKVILFVGRLVEEKGIKELLSAFEMLSSRHDDLSLLLVGGELLETEMDFRLKK, encoded by the coding sequence ATGAAAATATTACAAGTGACAGCTGTAGATTTTACGGTAAAAAAGTTTTTATTGCCATTAGTAAATGATTTAGAAAGCAAAAACTATGAAGTTCATATAGCATGTGACGTAAATGAAATTGGACAGCAGCTAAGAAGTGAAGGATATGAAATTAAACATATTCCCTTTTCTCGTGACTTTAATTTAATAAGCCATTTAAAAGCTCTAATAAAACTCATCTCATTAATTAAAACAGAAAAATACGATATTATTCATTCACATACACCAGTAGCCAGTTTAATATCTAGATTAGCTGCTAAGATAACGAACGTGCCATTGAATGTATATACTGCACACGGTTTTTATTTCCATGAAAATATGAAGCCTATTGTTTACAAAATTACTTATGGAATAGAAAAAGTATGGAGCAAGTTTTTTACAGACTATCTTTTTTTTCAAAGCAAAGAAGATTATGAGTTGGCAATTAATAATAAGTTCAATAAACCTGATAGACTCATACACATCAACAACGGGGTGTCAGGAGAAAAGTTTAATCCAAAATACTACAATGAAAGCTTAATACGGCAAAGTTTAAATTTACAAGAAAAAAAAGTAATATTATTTGTTGGGCGATTGGTGGAAGAAAAAGGAATTAAAGAACTATTAAGTGCTTTTGAGATGCTCTCTTCTCGACATGATGATTTATCACTTTTGCTAGTTGGGGGGGAGTTACTGGAGACAGAGATGGACTTTCGCCTCAAAAAATAG
- a CDS encoding transposase, with protein sequence MKAVENACTLPYSNGLAEGSVNKLKTIKRIMYGRNSFALLRNKLLLLEARKFN encoded by the coding sequence ATCAAGGCAGTTGAAAATGCCTGTACACTTCCCTATAGTAACGGATTAGCTGAAGGCAGTGTCAATAAATTGAAAACCATCAAGCGAATCATGTATGGCCGCAATAGTTTCGCTCTTCTACGAAATAAGCTTCTATTACTAGAAGCCCGAAAATTCAACTAA
- the istB gene encoding IS21-like element helper ATPase IstB: MTIESTITKLNEMRLNAIADTYYNQMNDPQYRELSFEDRFNLLIDSEYIRRKNNKLDRLIRTANLRMPDACIEDIHYYEDRKLDRTTILRLASCNYIGEKQNVILKGASGNGKSYLACAFGVSACRNGYTAKYMRLPELLDELALARLNGTYQKIMKAYRKVNLLILDEWLLVSLTEYEARDVLEIVESRYQNASTIFCSQFEPSGWYEQIGEATLADAILDRVIHSSHSIFIDGKISMRERIGIQS, from the coding sequence ATGACCATTGAATCTACGATCACCAAACTAAACGAAATGCGCCTGAACGCTATAGCTGACACCTATTACAACCAAATGAACGACCCTCAATACCGGGAGCTGTCTTTCGAGGATCGCTTCAATTTATTGATCGACAGCGAGTACATCCGCCGGAAGAACAACAAGTTGGATCGGCTGATCCGTACAGCGAATTTGCGTATGCCAGACGCTTGCATCGAAGACATCCACTATTACGAAGACCGCAAGCTGGATCGTACCACTATCTTACGTTTAGCCAGCTGCAATTACATCGGTGAAAAACAGAACGTCATCCTAAAAGGGGCATCTGGAAACGGGAAATCTTATCTAGCATGTGCGTTTGGCGTCAGTGCTTGCCGAAACGGTTATACGGCCAAATATATGCGTCTGCCGGAATTACTGGATGAACTGGCCCTGGCTCGATTAAATGGAACGTATCAAAAGATCATGAAAGCTTACCGAAAGGTAAATTTATTAATTTTAGACGAGTGGCTACTTGTTTCATTGACCGAGTATGAAGCTCGAGATGTACTGGAAATCGTCGAATCGAGATACCAGAATGCCTCCACCATTTTCTGCTCGCAGTTTGAACCGAGCGGTTGGTATGAACAGATTGGGGAAGCAACGCTCGCCGATGCCATCCTTGATCGGGTCATCCATAGTTCGCATTCCATTTTTATTGATGGCAAGATTTCCATGCGCGAAAGGATCGGGATTCAGTCATAA
- a CDS encoding sugar transferase translates to MYNLSKRIMDFILSLIVIVVVSPVMIVIALFIKFDSKGPIIFKQKRPGLRKEIFTIYKFRTMKTDTPNLSTEKLGDPSRYVTKLGLFLRKSSLDELPQLFNILFGEMSIVGPRPALYNQEDLISLRDENGINNLKPGLTGYAQVKGRDNITDIEKVRYEEYYKRNMSMWLDIKIIWWTFKSVLKSEGVRVN, encoded by the coding sequence ATGTATAATTTATCTAAGAGAATAATGGATTTCATTTTGTCATTGATTGTAATAGTAGTAGTGTCTCCAGTAATGATTGTGATTGCCCTTTTCATTAAATTTGATTCTAAAGGACCAATTATATTCAAGCAGAAAAGGCCGGGATTAAGAAAAGAAATCTTTACAATTTATAAGTTTAGGACTATGAAAACTGATACACCGAATCTCTCTACAGAAAAACTAGGGGATCCTTCTCGGTATGTTACAAAACTAGGACTATTCTTAAGAAAATCGAGTTTAGATGAATTACCCCAACTATTTAATATTTTATTTGGGGAAATGTCAATTGTCGGCCCACGTCCTGCTTTATATAACCAAGAGGATTTAATAAGTTTAAGAGATGAAAATGGTATAAATAATTTAAAGCCTGGTTTGACTGGTTATGCTCAAGTTAAGGGACGAGATAATATTACCGATATAGAAAAAGTAAGATATGAAGAATACTACAAAAGAAATATGAGCATGTGGCTGGATATTAAGATAATTTGGTGGACCTTTAAGAGCGTACTAAAGTCAGAAGGAGTAAGAGTAAATTAG
- a CDS encoding glycosyltransferase, which translates to MKKNIHLMGLRDDIPEIIAAADIFTLPSYREGLPRSIIEAMAMGKPIIATDIRGCREEVVEGMNGLLCKVKDAKALADSLEVLIINEEKTKNFGIQSRRIFLEEFEEQKVLNRQLNIFNEFRKGKLDV; encoded by the coding sequence GTGAAAAAAAATATTCATCTAATGGGTTTAAGAGATGATATTCCGGAGATTATAGCAGCTGCAGATATATTTACTCTGCCCTCTTACCGAGAAGGATTACCTAGATCAATAATTGAGGCTATGGCTATGGGTAAACCGATAATAGCTACGGATATTCGTGGTTGTAGAGAAGAGGTAGTGGAAGGAATGAATGGTCTACTATGCAAAGTGAAAGATGCTAAAGCTCTTGCAGACTCTTTAGAAGTACTTATAATTAATGAAGAGAAAACTAAAAATTTTGGTATTCAATCTAGAAGAATATTTTTAGAAGAATTTGAAGAGCAAAAAGTATTAAATAGACAATTAAATATTTTTAATGAATTTCGAAAGGGAAAATTAGATGTATAA
- the istA gene encoding IS21 family transposase, whose translation MNKKQQVIQLHLQDVSQRQISTEVKVSRNTVSKYIEAFEKSKATDVRNLPVTEDILSAPSYKKRDGVKRKMTEEIIDRLRGFIQDNEWKRKNNMSKQQMKKIDMYEKLQEEGYDIGYTTVRNFVNIEEMRAKEVFIRQRYSAAWEVEFDWGEVKLVIDGKQKSYSLAVFTLAYSNYRFALLYESETMICVQDAHTKLIDHLGFVPSVFTYDNMRTVVKSFVGTDRKITDGMINLSNYYGFRIRLCEPRKGNQKGHVERSVEVVRRKAFSYDIAFASLEDARKRLSQTIQSLNKRIHHEKKIAHVELKEQEKATATQESLPLPFDVSEVLECRVDKYSTVMIKQNRYSVPEGNVGAWIRAKVSADAVRLFIKGELVAEHRRNWGVHQWEMNLYHYIKTFTKKKGALAQSECLSQAPNQIKKLFENHYIGKERDFLELLLYVREKNQLDNVMTAARQIEIKGLGEVTTEKLIFLSEQTDLVPTVPLQKDETVEQALQNIQAFSAMFKQVDEGVLENG comes from the coding sequence TTGAACAAGAAGCAACAGGTGATTCAGCTGCATCTTCAAGATGTCAGCCAAAGACAAATATCCACAGAAGTGAAGGTCTCGAGAAACACCGTTTCAAAATACATCGAAGCTTTTGAGAAGAGCAAGGCAACCGATGTCCGTAACCTGCCGGTTACAGAGGATATCTTATCGGCTCCCTCCTACAAGAAAAGGGATGGGGTAAAACGCAAAATGACAGAGGAGATTATAGACAGGCTCAGAGGATTCATTCAAGACAATGAATGGAAACGCAAAAACAACATGAGCAAGCAACAAATGAAAAAGATTGATATGTATGAAAAACTGCAAGAAGAAGGATATGACATCGGCTATACGACGGTTCGGAATTTCGTCAATATCGAGGAGATGCGAGCGAAAGAGGTTTTTATTCGGCAACGCTATTCAGCAGCTTGGGAAGTAGAATTTGATTGGGGAGAAGTAAAACTAGTAATTGATGGGAAACAGAAATCCTATTCCTTAGCGGTTTTCACCTTGGCTTACAGCAATTACCGATTTGCGCTGCTTTATGAATCCGAGACGATGATCTGTGTGCAGGATGCCCATACCAAGCTGATTGACCACTTAGGTTTCGTCCCATCTGTTTTCACTTACGACAATATGCGAACCGTGGTGAAATCGTTTGTCGGAACAGACCGGAAGATCACGGATGGAATGATCAACCTCTCCAATTATTACGGATTCCGGATACGGCTCTGCGAGCCAAGAAAAGGAAACCAGAAAGGACACGTAGAACGGAGTGTCGAGGTTGTCCGCAGAAAAGCATTTTCATATGATATTGCGTTCGCTTCCCTGGAAGACGCCCGGAAACGTCTAAGCCAAACGATTCAATCGCTCAATAAACGAATCCACCACGAAAAGAAGATCGCTCATGTGGAATTGAAAGAGCAAGAAAAAGCAACAGCTACTCAAGAGTCGCTCCCTCTGCCATTCGATGTTTCGGAAGTCTTGGAATGTCGGGTAGATAAATACAGCACCGTCATGATTAAACAAAATCGGTACTCCGTACCCGAGGGCAATGTAGGCGCATGGATCCGTGCCAAGGTCAGCGCAGATGCAGTCCGGCTCTTTATTAAAGGCGAACTCGTTGCAGAACATCGGAGAAATTGGGGTGTCCATCAATGGGAAATGAATCTCTATCACTACATAAAAACCTTCACAAAGAAAAAAGGCGCTTTAGCTCAAAGTGAATGTTTGAGCCAAGCACCAAATCAAATTAAAAAACTCTTCGAAAACCATTATATCGGAAAAGAGAGAGATTTTCTAGAGCTACTCCTCTATGTACGAGAGAAAAATCAGTTGGATAACGTGATGACCGCTGCACGACAGATTGAGATAAAAGGCCTCGGTGAAGTTACGACCGAAAAGCTGATTTTTCTGAGCGAACAAACAGATTTAGTACCTACGGTACCTCTACAAAAAGATGAGACAGTCGAACAGGCGCTTCAAAACATCCAAGCCTTTTCAGCGATGTTCAAACAAGTCGATGAAGGAGTGCTTGAAAATGGATAA
- the istB gene encoding IS21-like element helper ATPase IstB, giving the protein MDKKQQVIDMCKELRLPGIRELVEEDEGFEETTAAIELLYTLLTKEKKDRWIRSKSTRIRRANFPEKKLLEEIEIQALPTDAQQKLPNLQTLDFIKAGQNVILTGSPGTGKSHLAIGLGVEACLAGYKVYFASVSSLINQLKESRSERTLRSFELRFEKYDLVIIDELGYISFDKEGAELLFTHLSLRAGRSSTIITSNLSFAKWEEVFHDPILTAALTDRLTHKSHVVNMVGPSYRMRETKKWLENNHS; this is encoded by the coding sequence ATGGATAAAAAGCAACAAGTCATTGATATGTGCAAAGAATTACGACTCCCGGGGATCCGTGAGTTGGTTGAAGAAGATGAAGGATTTGAAGAAACGACAGCTGCAATCGAGCTGTTATATACATTATTAACAAAAGAAAAGAAAGACCGTTGGATCCGATCGAAATCAACACGGATCCGCCGTGCCAACTTTCCGGAGAAGAAACTGCTTGAGGAGATTGAGATCCAAGCGCTGCCCACAGATGCGCAACAAAAACTGCCCAACTTACAGACGCTTGATTTCATTAAAGCTGGGCAGAATGTGATTCTGACCGGTTCCCCTGGCACCGGCAAGAGCCACTTGGCTATCGGCTTAGGAGTAGAAGCCTGTTTGGCTGGTTACAAGGTATATTTTGCGAGTGTCTCTTCCTTGATCAATCAATTGAAAGAAAGTAGGTCCGAACGGACCTTGCGCTCTTTCGAATTGCGCTTTGAGAAGTACGACCTTGTCATCATTGACGAATTGGGCTACATTTCCTTCGATAAAGAAGGCGCTGAATTACTCTTTACGCATTTATCTTTGCGTGCAGGGCGATCCTCGACCATTATCACAAGTAATCTATCGTTTGCGAAATGGGAGGAAGTGTTTCATGACCCCATTTTGACTGCAGCATTGACGGATCGGCTGACGCACAAATCACATGTGGTGAATATGGTAGGTCCTTCTTATCGAATGAGAGAAACGAAAAAATGGCTCGAAAACAACCATTCATAA